aaaaactattttcactgacagtcgctatgcttttggcatggtacacatccagggcccaatatatcgggaacgggggtttttgacagctgaagaaaaaaaatttaaaacttccctgaaatccgtagacttttagaggctgtacagatgcctcgggctgtgtcaatagtacaggtacctggacatcagaagggtgacagccccacggcacgagggagtcgtgccgcagacctggcagctgAAAAAGTAGCTGATAAAGATTTCATCACTcctgtgttggcgatcggacttccacctccaggtatggcAACTCTGTCCCCAACCCCTAAAtattcatccacagaccttgCTTAGATCCAagaacacaccaaccttcaaaaaggtaAAGATagatggtaccgagactcagacggctacttgatactccctgctcagttgggacggcaactatgtgagcatttacacttgtctactcatctgggaaaaaaagactctgatgctctttcaaactgcgtgcctgcgatttccccggcaccagacaactgtaaggaacatagtgcatgcttgtaaggcgtgtcaacagatgaggccaagaaaaagacaacatgcaggactgaggtatcggggagaaggaccagggcaacactgggaaatagatttcaccgaggtaaggccaggtcgacggtatcgggccttgggtgcattgcaaccacttacgcccagctgcttcagcagagcaggaagatgctaaaaaaaaataaataaaaagcgtCTCTGCACCTGTCCAACCCCCTGAGGCTAAAGCTCCGGCGTCGTCGACAGGACCAAGACAACTCGTCTGGACCATCTTATGGATGACCATGTTATTCTGCTCCAAAGCTGCCAGCGTGAACCCCACCAACCTGTCAAAATGACCTAAAAACTGCAAAATAGACTAACACATGAGATGCTTAACTCCACCACcacaatacatccaccaaatacttggtggccagacttatactttgaccttaagccggtGGTAAAtataccctggaagaggggcaAGCTCCGAAATCatgcattctgggcatgtccaggtgCGCCCAGGCATAACTGAAAGATCTGTGGGGAGATACAGGggagactctgtgctgccctaaaaAAAGAGTGTTATTTTTATGCTGATCacacaaaaatagttaaaaaatctATGGCCAAAATAAGAGAGGAACTAGCCCAACGTAAACGAAAACGTGAGGCTCAACAAAgatggtttgagtcttggtttcaacaatccccttggttgaccaccctaatctccaccttgctgggACCCCTAATACTTCtgatgcttacctttggcccatgcattatcaatagacttgtagcctttgtaaaggaacgcataaatacagtacagctgtttgtgcttcgactacaatatcaaactgtgtctcaggaccgagaggaagattcctccaTATGAcctaaggacaggggggaatgttagggaccaaacgacgggctctaggacctgagtcatgtttaccagaaagagacaggatatgcgctcatcctgcctggccaatcatgtaacgccagctactcctgtaactgagacaaagacctgcctgtatataagccgccatactcctttgttcggggttcttgtcggattcccttgtgcgggatgagacttgggccctagcgcgctaggaataaacaaactcccttcttgcctttgcattactgtggtggacttgctctctcggtcggtttggAGATACAGGCTCGGTGCATAACACTGTTAAGGAAACATAACTCAGGTCCTGGGCTTAGTGTACCCCGCTGAGCTTGTCATAGCTGGGGTTTGGCCCCTAACAGtctggggagagaaagggaggcatGGTGAGAGGCCAGGCCTAGATCTGCCTCACAGTGCAGACAGGACAAACACACACTTgccccagagaggcaggagggagggacacacacacacacacacacacacacacacgttaataGCAAACACTCAGGTGCTTGCCACCTGCCAAGCACTGGACCAATACCTCTCACTTAATCCTCCTTATGCCCCTGAAAGGTGGGCACTATGTCTACCCACCCGGTTTCACCGTATGATatctgtatgtggaatctaaagtacgACAGAAACGCACGTTGACGACACAGACTCGCAGAGCAGACCTGCGGTTGCAGGGAGGAGCGGGGGCGTCAGGGAAggtgggctgggggcctggggttAGCAGGTGCCGACTATTGTATAGAAAGGAGAAACAGCAAGGCCCCACTGCGCAGCCCAGGGAATCACATTCAacatcctgtgacaaaccataatggaaaaggacatGAAAAAGCACATAAACGCATAACTAAATTgctttgatgtacagcagaaattaacacaacattgtaaatccactgtacttcaataaaaaagagaacATTATCAATTTGAATGTTGGTCCCCAtaaattttaaacagtgaaatttcaaataaaaaagcaatataattattttttttaaagccccaCTGTACATCACAAAGGATCATAAACACACAGACTGGTGTCTTCCACAAACCTCAGAGCACCATGCCTTGCACACACTAATGCCTGGGCAAGCCCTCAGCAAAAACGTCCTCTAGCTTAAAATTCTTCTATGGCTTCCCACAGGCATTAGAAATTAGGAGTCTTCACCCCTGCCCACGTGGCCCTTATGGTCTGCCCTGAGGACCTTCTGTCTCCCACTCTACTCCCCTCTCAAACACTTGGCCTCAGGTGCACTGGCCTTCGCAGCTGCTGTTCCCGCTGTCAGAAATGCTCTTCCCTTGGCTGGCTCCTTCTCACCGTCAATTCAAATGTCACCTCTGTGGAGAAGTTTCCCATTCCCAGGGCCCCAAGCTCAAGCATTAATAGCAACCACCCCTCACCCTCTGCCATCTTCTTATAGCCCGCATCATTGCTGACAACTGtctctttaaaaagttattttcaagCTTATCAtctgtcttccctccccaggAATAAAAGCCCCCGGGATGCAGAAATGATCATATGTGGATTGCGATTCTGGCATccagcttgttgttgtttagtcgctaagtcacgtctgactctttgcaaccccttggaaaAGTGACAGATGAGACAGGTGGACACCTGGATGACACTCTCACAAAGACACCATGGACAGAAATAAAGGCGGACACACAACTAAGGGTGTGGACACGGGTGGTCACCCAGGGATATCCCCCAACAGGGACAGCCAAAGACGAGACAAAGGGGACACCCACGCAGACACCGATGTGCATACAGCCACACACTCGCACGCAGACAGGGATtcgcctccttccccatcccatcagACCAGGTGCTTGGTAACGGCTTCCTGACTCCAGGCTTCTGCCCCGCCTCTCGCTGAGCCCGCACACCCTCCTGCTTCAGTCCTCACACCTTCCCCTCAGCCCGCCCGCCTCCGCTCAGCCCTCAGTTCCCAGCTGGGCCCTCACGCCCCTCCCCTCGGCCCTCCCCGGCGGCACACCCTCCCCTCAGCCCGCAGTTCCCACTGGGGCCCCGGCGCCCCCGCTTCAGCCCGCACACCTCTTCTCGGGACCGAGCCGCccactctccctctcctcccgcccCTACCCCGGCCACCCCCGGACTCACCCACGCCGCTCGGTCTGGACAAGGACCACCGCGCTGGGCGCGCCAGGCCGCGCGACGCCTGCGCGGTCGGCCCGCCCACACTTCCCAGAAGCCCGCGCGCGGAGCGGGACCCACCCGAGACCCGACCGCGCCCCTCCACTCCCAGAGGCCCGCGCGGCACCGGAGCCGCGGCCAAAGAAGTTGGGTAAAGAGGGGAGGAATCGAGGGCtggaatgagagaagaaaaacgGAGCgtggagggagatgggggagggaagggcagaCGAGTGGAGAGGAGAGGGTTTGCTtagagaggaagaggggaggagagaaaattccagaaaaggaGGGTGCCAGGTCCACCCATCTCCTGGGCTGGCCTGAGGGATGCTTCTGGGCAGCTTACTTCAGCGTGAGGTTATACAAAATAGCTGAATTATAGAAAATTTGTGAAACATACAGAGATGCAAAGTAGCAAACGATCATAAAAACACAGTATTCACCCTTTTTAtcgtggcttccctgatagctcagttgggaaagaatccacctgaaatgcaggaagccccccaggttcgattcctgggtcaggaagatctgctggagaaggggataggctacccactccagtattcttgggcttcccttatggttcagctggtaaagaatctgtgtgcaatgcgagagacctgggttcgatccctggttgggaagatcccctggagaagggaaaggccacccactcgagtattctggcctggagaactccatgaactgtgtatgtatagtccatggagccgcagagtcagatgtgactaagcaACTCAACTTATATGCCAGCTTCTGTTGTTGGCGTTTTATGACTTAAGAAcgtgtttaatcctcacaaccaagCTTCCAGGTGAGACAGTGGTACAGACGAGAGGCGGCACAGGAGGACCATGGCGGGCTGGGGTGGGAACCAGGCCTTCCGGCTGGGCCTCTTACACCATAAATCACAAAGCCAAGCACAAGAGCATTTGCTGAAATGTCTGAGTGGCCACAGAAATGTGAAGAGTCAGCTAGTCTTAGGTAGTCATTAATGACTTCCATTaaatattttgacaaatgtaGATATACACAtgcagctgtgaaaaaaaaaataacagaaatcatGGAGGTCCAGTGTACCGTTTATCTGGTTCCTGTAAGGATGATATCTGTTGTTACCTAACCAGGTTCATTTGCCCAAGGCACAGCAAGAAAGACAACGTTTGCAACAAGGAAAAGGTTTAATCCTAGGCAGCCAAGCAAGGAGGTGGGAGAACATCTCACCTGCCTCCctgaggggaggggctggagatATTTCGGGTTAAAGCAGCAGAATGGTCTTAGGGATGGGGAAAGGTACTGGAGGTGGGAGAAAGTGAGACAATCTGTGTTCTGTGCAGGCCTGTCTGAGTGACATGCTTCCTCATGTACTCAACTGTAACACAGGGTATGGCCAGCTACTCAAAGGAAAAGGAGATTACAGTCAAAAGAAGGCAAGGAAAACTGggcagagaaaaacagaaaaacatgtatttaggGGCTTATTTTTGATATTATGAGTTCACAATAGATTACAGGTCTAAAAAAATGCTTTTCGCTTAATATAGCACAACTATCTTTTATGGCTATATACACTTTTCAACAGTTGCATATAATTCTATTGAATGAATTGAGTGTAATTAACTTACCCCTTTGCCCATGACCGTACACTGCTAAgagtttttcattaaaaagttttCCCATTATACATTTACCTACCTTTGTACACTTTGGCTTCTGAGGAATATTGATTCAAATGGTCTATATCTATATAGCAATTTATATAATGGGAAATGGATTTGCCTTATTTTTCACACATTCACCAAAACTGGATTATTATCACTCTTCTATGGTTTAAATCAatctactggggaaaaaaaaaagattatattatCACTTTATTTTGCATTGCCTTGACTACTAATGATAGTGGGtaattttcttttgctgttttcatttcattttctttaaagtggccgctgttgttgtttagttgctaagtcatgtctgactctgctaccccatggtctgtggcctgccagcctcttgtccatgggatttcccaggcaagagtactggtgtgggttgctgttAGCACTGTCCATTTTCCTGAGTGGCAGGTGTTACTATTACTGATTTGTAACAGGACTTTTAATATCAGGGAGTACTGCCCTTTGCCATATTTGTTGCAGGCATTTCTTTCAGTCTCTCATTTATCTCTTAACTGATGCTTTCACACAGAAGTGTTACTCAGTTTAATGTCACCTCCTGCGTTATGTGTACTGCTTAAGAAAGTGTGCCTCAAGCCACGGTTACAGAAATATTGTTTTTCTTGTACTTTAGTATTATAGATTTAGCGCTGTCAGAACTTCATTGGGGCAAAGCATACATCTATGTCTTTCCAGAGAGCTAACTGTCCCAAGGCCATCTGATCAATCTGCCTTCGCCCCACTGAAATGAAAAATCCTTTTTATCATATATAAGGGCAATCAAAAATCTCCGCACGCTCTTGATAAGACCACCTATCTCCGAGCCTCTATGCCAAAGTAAAGAGGAAGCCCCAAACGCCATTTTTCAGTGCTTGTGTCCTCTCGATATGAACTCCCCTCACATGGCCTTACGTAGCAGCCAAGAGGAAACTGGAGAGCTCGGGATGCTCCAGGTACCTCCAGGTGTATGAAGTGCTCCAGGTATAAGTGTTCTCCACCAGGAGTAAGAGTATCTACTAGAGGGCAGGGGATCTCTTTttagatgatgaaaatattctaaaattaaatgtGGTGAGTTAACTTGTTTAAAAACAAGTTAACAAATGGATCATACAGTATAATGCCAAGAGATTGGCaaacaaaaagtaataataaGAATATTTGCTATCataactgtaaatggagcataactcttaaaaattgtgaattattATATTGTACAGTGGTATCATATTGTACAGAAACTATACTTTCATTaaaaattggtttttaaaaagaaaaaaaaaaaaaaaaaaaaaaaaaaaaaaataaatgtggtgatggttacacaacccTGAACATACTAAAAGtcactgaattatatatatatatggcttcctaagtgtaaagaatcctcctgctaacataggagacacaagagactcggtttccatccctgggtcaggaaggaacactgaaggaggaaatgggaacccactccagtattcttgcctggaatgttccatggaaagaggagcctgatgggttacagtccaggacatcacagagtcagacaccactgagcacacacagacacacacacacacagacacagacacacacacacgcacacacctctcagcagtgaaagtgctgagtcctaaccactggactgccagggaattccttgaatCATATACTTTAAGTGGGTGAGTTATAGCTCAGTAAGACTGCTgccaaaacaaaatgaagcatttgatccctggtcagggaactagatcccttatgctgcaactaaggattctgcatgctgtaactaagacccagcacaaaaaacaaaaatctctaaCAGCCTCTAAATCACAATTCACAAAGGGTGATAAGAACTCTCATGAACCTTGTTAAACCATCAGTTCTCCCTGAAACACTCAAAGCATCGTAATTATCCACTTTGAGACtatcacaattatttttattatgtcctTTGTGGCTGACAGCTTTTTCTAGTTCTTCCCTCACCCCTTGGCTCTAATGCCCATATGTTCTGGGGGGTGTAAGGCATCCCCTGCCAGCACCCTGGATTCCCCTGGATCCCTCTTTAGATCGTTTCACATCATGGTACATGTCACATACTGACTATATAGTATTGCATTTCCAATTTGAGTTTGTCTTTTCCCACTAGATCTGCAAGATCAAACTTTTTTCAGTACATATAACACCTTGCTGCATCCCCAGtacctaaaacagtgcctggaacattaGTAAATGTTCAACTAATCTTAATTTAATGAGTATTACCGTACTATACTCCTTGTTATATCACAATACCATATGGATGGTCAAAATGAGCTTGTCAACTTACACACTGGGACTTCTACTGGAGTACCAGTGAATTCACGTATTTAACTTGGGAAGAAATGTCTTTGCCAGACTGAGTATGTCTATACAGAGACATGTCTagcttttcatttcctctgcgttttaatatttaaaaaatatttaacatctaCATTCAAAAGCCAGCTGCAGTATGTATGTTTCCCTGTTTTGGTATTTGTCTTGTCCGTCTCACAGAACAAGATGGGAAGctttactgtatttattttatatgctaGAATAATTCAGTATCACAGGAGCTGTCTGTGGTACTTTCCCACAGTTAAAGTGTTGAACTATCTTTTGTAGTTTATTTCATGGCTATTAACCTACTCAAGTTTTCTAGCCGGTTCATTTTAGTTTACTTTTAATACTTTCCCCTGGTAAGTCCCACATTCTACGCAATGCTTTTGTTCTAACTGGCCTAGTCTCACTCCTAAGTGCCAGGTGAGGTGAGATTTCCTCACCAATGATGCTAGATGTCTCCTTTTTTTAAGCCTTATTCTGCTaaacgttgttgttgtttagtcactgtgtagtgtctgactcttttgcgaccgtGTGGATTGtatcccagcaggctcctctgtccatgggatttcccaggcaacaatatggattgggttgccatttcctcctccagtagatGTCTTTTTATTCATACAGAGGGAAGAGCAAGCCACCATGTTACCCTGGATATCACAGAATCTTTCAATTCTGAATGTGTTCATCTTTCCAGCCTACAAGGAGAGTAAAGAGTTCTCTGTTTACTCTAAAATTTTAGGCTTAGTCTTGACCTACTGGCTCATTATACTTGTAGCTTAACATCACTGTAAGGAAAATTCTACCTTAATGGCACTAATTATAAGTCTATGATAGCATGCTAAATGCTTTAAGTGGATTAcctaacatttttcaaaataagtgctttaaatggaaaagtaacatgaataaattctttatttttaaaagattcagttGGCTACAGTGTTAAAAATACACTTGAGGGGAGCAAGAGGAAATATGGTTGTAACGCTATGCAGAAATCCAAATGAGATGGCTGCATCTTGAACTGTGCTAATGACACGCTGAGCTAGAAAAAGTGATCGATTCTAGAAATGTTTAGAAGATTGAAACTAGAGGACGTGGTGGTAGGAAGAGGAGGCAGTCACTGAGGACGAGTCTCCAGCATGAATTCACTGATGGTGAGCAAGATGTACAGTCTGCCTAAACGCTTTTCCACATGCTTTACACTTATACGgcctttctccagtgtgaactctCCTGTGCAGTGCCAGATGGGCAGTCTGGCTGGAGGCCTCGTTGCATTCCTTACACTCgtaaggtttctctcctgtgtgaattctctgatgcaGAGTAAGGGATTTACGATGACTAAAGGCTTTTCCACGGATGCTGTGTTTGTAAGTTTTCTCGCCCATGTGACGCCTTTGGTGACAGATCAGGGATGCCCTCTGTCTGAACGCCTTCCCACATTCGAGACACGCGTAAGGTCTTTTGCCAGTGGGAAGTCTCTGATGTTGAGCAAGATAGGCGCCATCactgaaggccttcccacattgAAAACATTCATAAGGCTTCTCACCGGTGTGAACTCCCTGGTGCTGAATAAGGTGAGCAATCTGACTGAAGGCCTTACCACTCCTTCCATTCatgtggtttctctccagtgtgtatCTTCTGACGCTGTGCAAGATGAGCACTCTGGCTGAAGGTTTTGCTGCAGTCCCTACATTAGTAAGCCTTCTCCCCAGTATGAGTTCTCTGATGGTGGGCGAGGTGCGTGCTCTGCCGGAAAGctttcccacattccttacattcatagggtttctctccagtatggacTCTCTGATGAAGAGTGAGCGAGCCACGATGGCTAAAGGCTTTCTCACAGATactacattcatagggtttctctcctgtatgaattctctgatggacGGTCAGGGAGGAGCCATGGCTAAAAGCCTTTCCACACACCTTACATTTATAGGGTCTCTCTCCAGTATGGATTCTCTTATGCTGAATAAGTCCTATGTGGTCagtgaaggctttcccacagtcgATACAATCGAagggcttttctccagtgtgaCAGTACCTTCGATGGCGTGTAAGAGAAGCGTTCTGCTGGAAGGCTTTCCTACAGTCAGTGCATTTGTAGGGCCTCTTTCCAGTGTGAATCCTTCGGTGATGAGCCAGAGATGAACAATAActaaaggccttcccacattcgatacattcatagggtttctctccagtgtgagctCTCTGGTGTTGGGCAAGATACGCAAGCTGGCTGAAGGCTTTGTCACACTGCTCACACTGATAAggtttttctccagtgtgaactctCTGGTGTTGAATGAGATGAGCATTCTGGCTGAATGCTTTTCCACACTCAGTACATTTGAAGGGTTTTTCTCCTGTGTGGATTCTCTGATGTTGAGCAAGGTGGGCACTCTGGCTAAAGGCTTTTCCGCATTCGagacattcatagggtttctctccagtatgaattctctgatgaagaGTAAGAGTTGAGATTTTGCTGAAAGTTTTCTCACAGTTGTTACATTTCAAAAGTTTCTTTTCTCCATAGACCTGCTTGTCTTTTTTCACAAAGGGATGTGTCTGTAAGCTTTTCTTATCTGTGTCAAAATGATATATTCTCTCTTTGATGGGAAATACCTGTTTTATATAACATAATGTATTCAGATGAAAAATTGTCCCAGATTTGTTAAAGTGGTCTCCTTTCTCAATAAGGGTATCTATGTGACTGACTGTCTCTTGCCTAAAATGTGTCTTTGGACTTACCAGCTCCCTCTCAAACAGGTCTTCACACTTCCAGTTTTCCCCTAATGTGGAACATTCAAGGTCATAGCTTGTAAGTCTTTCCATTATCATTGCCTGAGATAACTTTTCCTCATAGATGTCCTGGTTTAGAGATAATTCCTTTTTCATCCACACATACTCCAAGCCTGAAAGATATTAAGAAAGCAAATATCTCCTTTATTTAATGCTAGAAGAACAGAAacttacaaaacaaaaccatGTGAATCACAGCAGTTGCTGAAGCCTATAAAGGGACATGTTTTTGACAGTTCTTCAAGTTAGGTgatgtgaccatctttgcatttCTAGAATAAACCCTCCTTGGCTATGGTATATTATTTCAACATGACTTTTTATTTAAGATATTGTACTAATATTTATTATTGCATTAATAATTCCCTTTTTGGGGATGCTCTTTTGGTATCAAATGTTACACTATCTTcacaataacattttaaaatagttctcCTTTTTATTCTCTGTCAAGGAAAACTTcaaacaatgatttttttctttacaagctTTATATAATTACTGTGTGAAACTATTTGGGGTTAATTGCTTCTTTTTGGGGAGGAAGCAGTTCTTAAACGACTTCCTACATGTTTTCAGTGGTACCTGgtctgttcaaattttctatCTCTGGTGTCAGTTCTGGTAATTACAGTCTCATAAAGTATCATCCACTTCATTCAGATTTTCAAATTGTTTACAAATAGTTGAGTTTCAAAAATGGATTCATATCATTCTTTTAAGTACTTAGGCATCATTTAccattatttctttccttgtgtCTTCTCTCATTTGTCCTGACAGTTTATATACTTTTATCTCTAGCAATATAAATCACTATGTGTA
Above is a genomic segment from Ovis canadensis isolate MfBH-ARS-UI-01 breed Bighorn chromosome 14, ARS-UI_OviCan_v2, whole genome shotgun sequence containing:
- the ZNF470 gene encoding zinc finger protein 470 isoform X9: MDVAVDFSQDEWEWLTLAQRTLYKKVMLENYSNLASLGLCISKPDVISFLEQDKEPWMMKGELTRGLCPGLEYVWMKKELSLNQDIYEEKLSQAMIMERLTSYDLECSTLGENWKCEDLFERELRIHTGEKPYECLECGKAFSQSAHLAQHQRIHTGEKPFKCTECGKAFSQNAHLIQHQRVHTGEKPYQCEQCDKAFSQLAYLAQHQRAHTGEKPYECIECGKAFSYCSSLAHHRRIHTGKRPYKCTDCRKAFQQNASLTRHRRYCHTGEKPFDCIDCGKAFTDHIGLIQHKRIHTGERPYKCKVCGKAFSHGSSLTVHQRIHTGEKPYECSICEKAFSHRGSLTLHQRVHTGEKPYECKECGKAFRQSTHLAHHQRTHTGEKAY
- the ZNF470 gene encoding zinc finger protein 470 isoform X3, producing MDVAVDFSQDEWEWLTLAQRTLYKKVMLENYSNLASLGLCISKPDVISFLEQDKEPWMMKGELTRGLCPGLEYVWMKKELSLNQDIYEEKLSQAMIMERLTSYDLECSTLGENWKCEDLFERELVSPKTHFRQETVSHIDTLIEKGDHFNKSGTIFHLNTLCYIKQVFPIKERIYHFDTDKKSLQTHPFVKKDKQVYGEKKLLKCNNCEKTFSKISTLTLHQRIHTGEKPYECLECGKAFSQSAHLAQHQRIHTGEKPFKCTECGKAFSQNAHLIQHQRVHTGEKPYQCEQCDKAFSQLAYLAQHQRAHTGEKPYECIECGKAFSYCSSLAHHRRIHTGKRPYKCTDCRKAFQQNASLTRHRRYCHTGEKPFDCIDCGKAFTDHIGLIQHKRIHTGERPYKCKVCGKAFSHGSSLTVHQRIHTGEKPYECSICEKAFSHRGSLTLHQRVHTGEKPYECKECGKAFRQSTHLAHHQRTHTGEKAY